The genomic region GCAGGCGGCGCTGTGGAACACGTCGGGGCAGGGCTGGGCACGGGTGCAGGACACCGTGGGCCAGATCCTGCGGCCGTTCGAGGAACTGCTGGTCGAGAAGGCGACCGAGAAGCCGCGCACCCGCGTGCTCGACGTCGGGTGCGGGACCGGCGGGGTGACGCGGTCGATCGCCGAGGCCACCGGGGCGGAGTGCGTCGGGGTGGACATCGCCGAGTCGATGGTCGCGGCGGCGAAGGAGCACGGCAAGGCCGAGTTCCTGCTGGCCGACGCGCAGACGCACACGTTCGACCGGAGCTTCGACCTGATCGTCTCGCGGTTCGGGGTCATGTTCTTCGCCGACCCGGAGGCGGCTTTCGAGAACCTCCGCAGGGCGGCCGAGCCGGGCGGTGAGCTGTGCTTCGTCACCTGGCGCCCGCAGGAGGAGAACCCGTTCATGCTCACCGGGGACCGGGTCGCCGCAGAGATCAACCCCGACGCACCCGCGCGCGACGCCGACGGGCCGGGGCCGTTCTCGCTCTCGGACCCGGACAGGGTCCGCCAGGTGCTCGCCGGGTGGGCGAACGTCGAGGTCACGCCGATCGACCGCACCGCCAGGCTGCCCGAGGAGGTGCTGCTGCCGTACCTGAAGAACATGGGTCCCGTCAGCCGCGCGCTCAAGGAGGCACCCGAGGCGGAGCGCGACGGGATCCTCGACCGGGTGCGCGGCGCGTTCGACGAGTACGTGCACGACGGCGAGGTCAGCTTCCCGACCGCGACCTGGCGGATCACCGCGTCAGCTCCACTCTGACTGGCGCTGCCAGGTCAGCAGGGTGTCGAGCACCTCGCCGGACC from Lentzea guizhouensis harbors:
- a CDS encoding class I SAM-dependent methyltransferase → MSEVNAEQAALWNTSGQGWARVQDTVGQILRPFEELLVEKATEKPRTRVLDVGCGTGGVTRSIAEATGAECVGVDIAESMVAAAKEHGKAEFLLADAQTHTFDRSFDLIVSRFGVMFFADPEAAFENLRRAAEPGGELCFVTWRPQEENPFMLTGDRVAAEINPDAPARDADGPGPFSLSDPDRVRQVLAGWANVEVTPIDRTARLPEEVLLPYLKNMGPVSRALKEAPEAERDGILDRVRGAFDEYVHDGEVSFPTATWRITASAPL